Proteins found in one Mustela lutreola isolate mMusLut2 chromosome 10, mMusLut2.pri, whole genome shotgun sequence genomic segment:
- the LZIC gene encoding protein LZIC isoform X1, whose protein sequence is MTSPRGPLYPPLQDSTMLDSLKFATERPARTPLETGFSGVSARGLTTSSGPTRPKSSRRRPAARTPDKGTPVAAPSLAAGGRKCMHPPEVLRLRASARPGPSEIEMASRGKTETSKLKQNLEEQLDRLMQQLQDLEECREELDTDEYEETKKETLEQLSEFNDSLKKIMSGNMTLVDELSGMQLAIQAAISQAFKTPEVIRLFAKKQPGQLRTRLAEMDRDLMVGKLDRGLYTQQKVEILTALRKLGEKLTADDEAFLSANAGAILSQFEKVSTDLGSGDKVLALASFEVEKTKK, encoded by the exons ATGACCTCGCCTCGGGGACCGTTATATCCGCCCCTCCAAGACTCCACCATGTTGGACTCCCTCAAGTTCGCGACAGAGAGGCCTGCACGGACTCCCCTAGAGACTGGTTTCTCAGGGGTCTCAGCCAGGGGGCTTACCACGTCCTCAGGGCCGACCCGCCCTAAGTCCTCCCGGAGACGACCCGCCGCCCGGACGCCGGACAAGGGAACACCCGTGGCTGCACCCTCATTGGCTGCTGGGGGCCGGAAGTGCATGCATCCTCCGGAAGTGCTCCGACTGCGAGCGTCTGCCCGGCCAGGACCCTCAG AGATCGAAATGGCTTCCAGAGGAAAGACAGAGACAAGCAAATTAAAGCAGAATCTAGAAGAACAGTTGGATAGACTGATGCAGCAGTTGCAAGATCTGGAGGAGTGCAG AGAGGAGCTCGATACAGACGAATATgaagaaaccaaaaaggaaacTCTGGAGCAGCTAAGTGAATTTAATGATTCCCTGAAGAAAATCATGTCTGGAAATATGACTCTGGTCGATGAGCTAAGTGGAATGCAGCTG GCTATCCAGGCAGCTATCAGCCAGGCCTTTAAAACCCCAGAGGTCATCAGGTTATTTGCAAAGAAACAACCAGGTCAGCTTCGGACAAGGTTAGCAGAG ATGGACAGAGATCTCATGGTAGGGAAGCTGGACAGAGGCCTGTACACGCAACAGAAAGTGGAGATACTTACAGCTCTCAGGAAACTTGGCGAGAAG ctgACTGCAGATGATGAGGCCTTCCTGTCAGCAAATGCAGGTGCTATACTCAGCCAGTTTGAGAAAGTCTCCACAGACCTTG GCTCCGGAGACAAAGTTCTTGCATTGGCAAGTTTCGAAgttgaaaaaacaaagaaatga
- the LZIC gene encoding protein LZIC isoform X2, protein MNHFAFLKCRTLRASAAGEIEMASRGKTETSKLKQNLEEQLDRLMQQLQDLEECREELDTDEYEETKKETLEQLSEFNDSLKKIMSGNMTLVDELSGMQLAIQAAISQAFKTPEVIRLFAKKQPGQLRTRLAEMDRDLMVGKLDRGLYTQQKVEILTALRKLGEKLTADDEAFLSANAGAILSQFEKVSTDLGSGDKVLALASFEVEKTKK, encoded by the exons ATGAACCACTTCGCGTTCCTCAAGTGTAGGACTCTCAGAGCTTCAGCGGCGGGCG AGATCGAAATGGCTTCCAGAGGAAAGACAGAGACAAGCAAATTAAAGCAGAATCTAGAAGAACAGTTGGATAGACTGATGCAGCAGTTGCAAGATCTGGAGGAGTGCAG AGAGGAGCTCGATACAGACGAATATgaagaaaccaaaaaggaaacTCTGGAGCAGCTAAGTGAATTTAATGATTCCCTGAAGAAAATCATGTCTGGAAATATGACTCTGGTCGATGAGCTAAGTGGAATGCAGCTG GCTATCCAGGCAGCTATCAGCCAGGCCTTTAAAACCCCAGAGGTCATCAGGTTATTTGCAAAGAAACAACCAGGTCAGCTTCGGACAAGGTTAGCAGAG ATGGACAGAGATCTCATGGTAGGGAAGCTGGACAGAGGCCTGTACACGCAACAGAAAGTGGAGATACTTACAGCTCTCAGGAAACTTGGCGAGAAG ctgACTGCAGATGATGAGGCCTTCCTGTCAGCAAATGCAGGTGCTATACTCAGCCAGTTTGAGAAAGTCTCCACAGACCTTG GCTCCGGAGACAAAGTTCTTGCATTGGCAAGTTTCGAAgttgaaaaaacaaagaaatga